A DNA window from Entelurus aequoreus isolate RoL-2023_Sb linkage group LG24, RoL_Eaeq_v1.1, whole genome shotgun sequence contains the following coding sequences:
- the selenoo1 gene encoding selenoprotein O1, translated as MALALHRLGSRTSRLFRLGAPAFRLLNSAGMDEMGHAVSRSSLERLNFDNVVLKKLPVDPSEEHGVRQVKGACFSRVIPQPLTNPRFVAVSHGALALLGLNGDEVMDDLLGADYLSGSKVMPGSETAAHCYCGHQFGQFAGQLGDGAACYLGEVRAPPDQDPILLQENPSGRWEIQLKGAGLTPYSRQADGRKVLRSSIREFLCSEAMYFLGVPTTRAGSVVTSDSRVIRDIYYSGHPRHERCSVVLRIAPTFLRFGSFEIFKQADEFTGRQGPSYGHDELLRQMLDYVIETFYPDIQQQYSDRVERNVSFFREVMCRTARLVAQWQCVGFCHGVLNTDNMSILGLTLDYGPYGFMDRFDPNFICNASDNSGRYSYQAQPAICRWNLIKLAEALDPELPPDRAKAVMEEYLDSYNRFYLNIMRNKLGLFKKEEPEDEMLITELMQTMHDTGADFTNTFRSLSQISCPTEGESDTEEDLVKEVEKLLLEHCASLDELKAANKPTMDPRELTMLLSMAESNPALFQMISDRTTIARQLDRLSKLKELMETTDEELKTKQTEEWTRWITRYRKRLAQELEGQSDVQAVQEERVRVMDSTNPRVVLRNYIAQNAIEAAENGDFSEVQRVLKVLEKPFSSQPGLEAPAWVGQSGATQQGERDDNVEEEQQEEVASASTARDPIPYDSKPPACSQGICVTUSS; from the exons ATGGCTCTTGCGCTACATCGACTAGGATCAAGAACGTCACGTCTTTTCAGACTAGGTGCGCCCGCATTTAGGCTCCTAAACTCGGCTGGAATGGATGAAATGGGTCACGCCGTGAGTCGTTCTTCGCTGGAGCGGCTCAACTTCGACAACGTCGTTTTAAAGAAACTTCCCGTGGACCCCAGTGAGGAACATGGCGTGCGGCAGGTGAAAGGGGCATGTTTTTCCCGAGTCATTCCGCAGCCACTGACCAATCCTCGCTTTGTGGCGGTGTCCCACGGAGCCTTGGCCCTGCTGGGACTCAATGGAGACGAGGTCATGGACGACCTGCTTGGCGCAGACTATCTGAGCGGCTCTAAAGTAATGCCTGGATCCGAGACCGCTGCGCATTGCTACTGCGGCCACCAGTTTGGCCAGTTCGCCGGTCAGCTGGGTGATGGGGCCGCCTGCTACTTGGGGGAGGTGAGGGCGCCACCCGACCAAGACCCTATTCTGCTGCAGGAAAACCCGAGTGGCCGGTGGGAGATTCAGTTGAAGGGAGCTGGCCTTACACCTTATTCCAG ACAGGCTGATGGCCGCAAGGTCCTTCGCTCCAGCATAAGAGAGTTTCTTTGCAGCGAGGCAATGTACTTCCTTGGTGTCCCCACCACTAGAGCAGGCTCTGTTGTGACATCAGACAGCCGAGTCATAAGGGACATCTACTATAGCGGACACCCTCGCCATGAGAGATGCTCTGTGGTCCTCCGGATCGCGCCGACTTTTCTCAG GTTTGGTTCTTTTGAGATATTTAAGCAGGCAGACGAGTTCACAGGTCGTCAGGGTCCAAGCTATGGACATGATGAGCTGCTAAGACAAATGTTGGATTATGTCATTGAGACTTTCTACCCTGATATCCAGCAGCAGTACTCTGACAGGGTGGAGAGGAATGTGTCTTTCTTCAGAGAG GTGATGTGTCGGACGGCTCGACTGGTAGCTCAGTGGCAGTGTGTAGGTTTTTGCCATGGCGTCCTGAACACGGACAACATGAGCATCCTAGGACTCACACTGGACtatggtccttatggcttcatgGACAG GTTCGATCCGAATTTCATTTGCAACGCATCAGACAACTCAGGGCGATACTCTTACCAGGCCCAGCCGGCTATTTGCCGGTGGAATCTCATCAAGTTAGCAGAGGCCCTCGATCCAGAGCTTCCACCTGACCGGGCAAAGGCTGTTATGGAGGAATATTTGGATTCGTATAACAGATTCTACCTTAATATTATGAGAAATAAGCTGGGTTTATTCAAAAAGGAGGAACCAGAGGATGAGATGCTGATAACAGAGCTGATGCAAACAATGCACGACACGG GCGCTGACTTCACCAACACTTTTCGCAGTTTAAGTCAGATCTCGTGTCCCACTGAGGGAGAAAGTGACACAGAAGAGGACCTTGTCAAAGAAGTTGAAAAGCTGCTACTGGAGCATTGCGCCTCTTTGGATGAGCTCAAAGCTGCCAACAAACCCACCATGGACCCACG GGAGTTGACGATGCTGCTTTCCATGGCAGAGAGCAACCCTGCACTGTTCCAGATGATCTCAGATAGGACAACAATAGCGAGGCAGCTCGACCGACTCAGCAAACTGAAAGAACTAATGGAGACCACCGATGAAGAGCTTAAAACCAAACAGACTGAGGAGTGGACCCGCTGGATCACACGCTATAG GAAGCGTCTGGCGCAGGAACTGGAGGGCCAGAGCGATGTGCAGGCCGTGCAGGAAGAGAGGGTGAGGGTGATGGACAGTACTAACCCACGTGTGGTACTCCGGAACTACATAGCCCAGAATGCAATAGAGGCCGCTGAGAATGGGGACTTCTCTGAG GTTCAGCGGGTCCTTAAAGTTCTGGAGAAGCCTTTCTCTTCGCAGCCAGGTCTAGAGGCTCCTGCGTGGGTGGGCCAAAGCGGTGCCACCCAACAGGGTGAGAGAGACGACAATGTGGAGGAGGAGCAACAGGAAGAGGTGGCATCTGCCTCGACAGCCAGAGACCCTATTCCGTACGACAGCAAACCTCCAGCTTGTTCTCAGGGAATCTGTGTCACATGATCTTCTTAA
- the trabd gene encoding traB domain-containing protein gives MDQDNNSEDESLGPADDSSEDAPPCLPPGLANSEAMELLWQYRAQRRQSSPELPETVTRLESPDGSLLYLVGTAHFSDSSKRDVARTIRAVQPDVVVVELCQYRVSMLKMDENTLLREAKEINLEKVQQAVKQNGLMSGLMQILLLKVSAHITEQLGMAPGGEFREAFKEAGRVPFCKFHLGDRPIPVTFKRAIAALSWWQKVRLAWGLCFLSDPISKEDVEKCKQKDLLEQTMSEMIGEFPALHQTIVAERDIYLTHTLRQATRCVEAPPNAQKVPAVVVGVVGMGHVPGIERNWDNHLNVSEIMSVAPPSQFGWVLHVVVKGVMMGMLGYVCYRAGGSLVRAMLSSSAVRSVVDNLRPFPA, from the exons GATGAATCTCTGGGACCAGCAGATGACTCCTCAGAAGATGCACCGCCGTGCCTTCCTCCAGGACTTG CCAACAGTGAAGCAATGGAGCTGCTATGGCAGTATCGAGCCCAGCGTCGGCAGTCATCACCTGAGCTACCAGAGACAGTGACCCGTCTTGAATCCCCTGATGGCAGTCTGCTGTACCTAGTGGGCACTGCCCACTTTAGTGACAGCAGCAAAAGGGATGTGGCCAGG ACAATCCGGGCTGTCCAGCCAGATGTGGTAGTGGTGGAGTTGTGCCAGTACAGAGTGTCCATGTTGAAGATGGATGAGAATACATTGCTGAGGGAAGCCAAAGAAATTAACCTGGAAAAGGTCCAGCAGGCCGTCAAGCAG AATGGGTTGATGTCTGGCCTGATGCAGATACTTCTGCTGAAAGTTTCTGCTCACATCACTGAGCAGCTCGGCATGGCTCCTGGAGGGGAGTTCAGGGAAGCCTTCAAAGAG GCTGGGCGTGTGCCATTCTGTAAGTTTCATCTAGGAGACAGACCCATCCCTGTGACGTTCAAAAGAGCCATCGCTGCACTCAGCTGGTGGCAAAAGGTCCGTCTGGCTTGGGGTCTTTGCTTCCTTTCAGACCCAATCAG CAAAGAGGATGTTGAGAAGTGCAAACAGAAGGACCTGCTGGAACAGACCATGTCAGAGATGATCGGTGAGTTCCCAGCTCTTCACCAGACTATTGTGGCCGAGAGAGACATCTACCTCACGCACACATTGCGCCAGGCTACACGCTGTGTTGAGGCTCCCCCTAATGCCCAGA AAGTGCCTGCTGTTGTAGTTGGAGTTGTTGGAATGGGTCATGTGCCTGGCATTGAAAGAAACTGGGATAACCATCTCAACGTTAGTGAGATTATGAG TGTTGCACCCCCCTCCCAGTTTGGCTGGGTTTTGCATGTGGTTGTTAAAGGCGTCATGATGGGAATGCTGGGATATGTATGCTACCGTGCCGGAGGGAGTTTAGTTAGAGCCATGCTGTCTTCGTCCGCTGTCCGATCAGTTGTGGACAATCTGCGTCCATTCCCAGCTTGA